One Nostocoides sp. HKS02 genomic window carries:
- a CDS encoding UvrD-helicase domain-containing protein encodes MAARGVQPGRVLAITFTNKAAAGDARADRRARRPRAKAMWVMTFHSACVRILRRGAGRWELKSTFSIYDAADQRLT; translated from the coding sequence CTGGCCGCCCGCGGGGTGCAGCCGGGTCGGGTCCTCGCCATCACCTTCACCAACAAGGCCGCCGCCGGGGATGCGCGAGCAGATCGCCGCGCTCGTCGGCCCCGGGCCAAGGCCATGTGGGTCATGACGTTCCACTCGGCCTGCGTCCGCATCCTGCGCCGCGGGGCCGGCAGGTGGGAGCTGAAGTCCACCTTCTCGATCTACGACGCCGCCGACCAGCGGCTCACGTAG
- a CDS encoding 3'-5' exonuclease → MAAIKGFTGLLEELGAIHADDERGVGDLLEAVIDKSGYLAELRASHDPQDETRIENLAELVAVAQEFDETRAVTGEVASLEDFLEQVSLVADADEIPDSEEAEDLGVVTLMTLHTAKGLEFPVVFLTGMEDGTFPHLRALGDPKELEEERRLAYVGITRARERLHLSRAAVRSAWGAPQYNPASRFLDEIPGHLVDWQRAEAATTSRRPGTPAVATLAARPGVRSPGNRPLIALHPGDRVTHDAYGLGTVVKTEGEGDKTQAHVDFGGETGVKRFLLRYAPLEKL, encoded by the coding sequence GTGGCCGCGATCAAGGGCTTCACCGGGCTGCTCGAGGAGCTCGGGGCGATCCACGCCGACGACGAGCGCGGGGTCGGCGACCTCCTCGAGGCAGTCATCGACAAGTCCGGCTACCTCGCCGAGCTGCGCGCCTCGCACGACCCGCAGGACGAGACCCGCATCGAGAACCTCGCCGAGCTCGTCGCCGTGGCCCAGGAGTTCGACGAGACCCGGGCCGTCACCGGTGAGGTGGCCAGCCTCGAGGACTTCCTCGAGCAGGTCTCCCTGGTGGCCGACGCCGACGAGATCCCCGACTCCGAAGAGGCGGAGGACCTCGGCGTCGTCACGCTCATGACGCTGCACACCGCCAAGGGCCTGGAGTTCCCGGTCGTGTTCCTCACCGGCATGGAGGACGGCACCTTCCCCCACCTGCGGGCGTTGGGTGACCCCAAGGAGCTCGAGGAGGAGCGCCGCCTCGCCTATGTCGGCATCACGCGGGCCCGCGAGCGGCTGCACCTGTCCCGGGCCGCCGTCCGGTCCGCGTGGGGTGCTCCCCAGTACAACCCGGCGAGCCGGTTCCTTGATGAGATCCCCGGCCACCTCGTCGACTGGCAGCGTGCTGAGGCCGCGACCACGTCGCGCCGGCCCGGCACCCCGGCGGTGGCGACCCTCGCGGCACGCCCCGGCGTTCGTTCGCCGGGCAACCGCCCGCTCATCGCCCTGCACCCTGGCGACCGGGTGACGCACGACGCCTACGGCCTCGGCACCGTGGTCAAGACCGAGGGCGAGGGCGACAAGACCCAGGCGCACGTCGACTTCGGCGGCGAGACGGGGGTCAAGCGGTTCCTGCTGCGCTACGCCCCGCTCGAGAAGCTCTGA
- a CDS encoding M23 family metallopeptidase, with translation MVTATGATVAESAPAYFDVTGSASRARAMDAAATQFDRMETEQQRELQNSTALGRVSEAQRVARSAQRSSVASKGLAVAALKKAEAARQATEAWVLPIKGATFTSGFGWRWGRMHEGNDFATPVGTPIAAMSTGTVISTGWENGYGNKVSIQYWDGTVSVYAHMSEIDTTVGAKVAPGKIVGLSGNTGHLTGPHLHLEIHPYGGAAINPAPGCTPTTCSSRTRHPTGRRSRPQSWPQSLLRSWPQSFSSGA, from the coding sequence GTGGTCACCGCGACCGGCGCCACCGTCGCCGAGTCGGCACCGGCCTACTTCGACGTCACCGGCTCGGCCAGCCGGGCCCGCGCGATGGATGCCGCGGCGACGCAGTTCGACCGCATGGAGACCGAGCAGCAGCGCGAGCTGCAGAACAGCACCGCCCTGGGTCGAGTGAGCGAGGCGCAGCGCGTCGCACGCAGCGCCCAGCGGTCCTCCGTCGCGAGCAAGGGCCTCGCCGTCGCCGCGCTGAAGAAGGCCGAGGCGGCGCGCCAGGCCACCGAGGCGTGGGTGCTGCCGATCAAGGGCGCGACGTTCACCTCCGGCTTCGGCTGGCGCTGGGGGCGCATGCACGAGGGCAACGACTTCGCCACACCGGTCGGCACCCCGATCGCGGCGATGTCGACCGGCACGGTCATCTCGACCGGCTGGGAGAACGGCTACGGCAACAAGGTCTCGATCCAGTACTGGGATGGCACCGTCTCGGTCTACGCCCACATGAGCGAGATCGACACGACCGTCGGCGCCAAGGTCGCCCCCGGCAAGATCGTCGGGCTGTCGGGCAACACCGGCCACCTGACGGGTCCGCACCTCCACCTCGAGATCCACCCGTACGGTGGCGCAGCGATCAACCCCGCCCCCGGCTGCACGCCCACCACCTGCAGTAGCCGGACCCGGCACCCCACCGGGCGCCGGTCGCGACCTCAGAGCTGGCCTCAGAGCTTGCTTCGGAGCTGGCCTCAGAGCTTCTCGAGCGGGGCGTAG
- a CDS encoding triacylglycerol lipase translates to MGGLIARYYVTRLGGDERVHTLVTLGTPHQGTYTAYGWHNQLTRQLRPGSGLMRELDQPVPNCRTRFVVYWSDLDQMVFPQRNAALKHPDLSAQNIDPHGVGHMSLPIIGSVVHGISSTLAHLDSDGHTVTPGVTELRRESPDSS, encoded by the coding sequence ATGGGCGGTCTCATCGCCCGCTACTACGTCACCCGGCTCGGCGGCGACGAGCGCGTGCACACCCTGGTGACGCTGGGGACACCCCATCAGGGCACCTACACGGCATACGGGTGGCACAACCAGCTCACCCGGCAGCTGCGGCCCGGCAGCGGTCTGATGCGCGAGCTGGACCAGCCGGTGCCGAACTGCCGCACCCGGTTCGTCGTGTACTGGTCCGACCTCGACCAGATGGTCTTCCCCCAGCGCAACGCCGCCCTGAAGCACCCCGACCTCAGCGCCCAGAACATCGACCCGCACGGGGTCGGCCACATGTCGCTGCCCATCATCGGCAGCGTCGTCCACGGGATCTCCTCGACGCTGGCCCATCTCGACTCCGACGGGCACACCGTCACGCCGGGCGTCACCGAGCTCCGCCGAGAGTCGCCGGACTCTTCCTGA
- a CDS encoding triacylglycerol lipase → MSVSRPRRPAAPSRPSSESQARPGTLLGRATRAVVGTAAAVKGTADAAQDIVGGAAKALSTPTGLVGAAVEAAWVTTHLALYPWGLVGRHERDSQFGYRVEHLPPIQRGLVISDVEAAGTPILLVHGMVDNRSIFTLLRLGLRRRGFGRVTSMNYSPFTADVRVAAAQLAEEVEALVAETGYERIHVVGHPWAVSSPATTSPGSAATSACTPW, encoded by the coding sequence TTGAGCGTCTCGCGCCCTCGCCGGCCCGCCGCACCGTCGCGGCCCTCGTCGGAGTCCCAGGCGCGCCCGGGAACCCTGCTCGGCCGAGCCACCCGCGCGGTCGTCGGCACCGCCGCGGCGGTCAAGGGCACCGCGGACGCTGCGCAGGACATCGTGGGCGGCGCGGCCAAGGCCCTGTCCACGCCGACCGGACTGGTCGGAGCCGCCGTCGAGGCCGCGTGGGTCACGACCCACCTCGCGCTCTATCCGTGGGGCCTGGTCGGCCGACACGAGCGCGACAGCCAGTTCGGGTACCGCGTCGAGCATCTGCCGCCGATCCAGCGCGGGCTGGTGATCTCCGACGTGGAGGCGGCCGGCACGCCGATCCTCCTGGTGCACGGCATGGTCGACAACCGGTCGATCTTCACGCTCCTGCGCCTCGGGCTGCGTCGCCGCGGATTCGGCCGGGTCACCTCGATGAACTACTCCCCCTTCACGGCCGACGTCCGCGTTGCGGCAGCCCAGCTCGCCGAGGAGGTCGAGGCGCTGGTCGCCGAGACGGGCTACGAGCGGATCCACGTCGTCGGGCACCCATGGGCGGTCTCATCGCCCGCTACTACGTCACCCGGCTCGGCGGCGACGAGCGCGTGCACACCCTGGTGA